A single window of Manduca sexta isolate Smith_Timp_Sample1 chromosome 15, JHU_Msex_v1.0, whole genome shotgun sequence DNA harbors:
- the LOC119189431 gene encoding tRNA dimethylallyltransferase-like, whose product MVLERLYIQYEAKAIPVAIEGTREAPHHLLDILEPHQMFTVVDFRNRALKIIEDLIDQGKIPLIVGGTNYYIESVVYNILVEEMNDYDSLLWDQSRRKRDYPDSEHNQEVEAKRTQTDGNKDQIQATTSDKKETDERPNANKSSTIEQGLETNGKIYIITKEQLQKDVDVEYTFNNEEIHAKLKAIDPAMAGRLHPNNRRKVLR is encoded by the exons GAACGAGAGAGGCGCCACACCATCTCCTGGACATCTTGGAACCGCACCAGATGTTCACCGTGGTCGACTTTCGCAACAGAGCTTTGAAGATT ATAGAAGATTTGATAGATCAAGGCAAAATTCCATTAATAGTTGGCGGTACTAACTATTACATAGAATctgtagtatataatatactagttgaAGAAATGAATGACTATGATTCCCTTTTATGGGACCAAAGTAGACGTAAACGGGATTACCCTGATTCAGAGCACAATCAGGAAGTCGAAGCGAAAAGAACCCAAACAGATGGGAATAAAGATCAAATTCAAGCCACCACGtcagataaaaaagaaacagacgaaCGTCCGAATGCAAATAAAAGTTCTACTATAGAACAAGGCCTTGAAACAAAtggaaaaatttatataatcacTAAGGAACAACTCCAAAAAGATGTTGATGTTGAGTACACATTTAACAACGAAGAGATTCACGCTAAATTGAAGGCAATCGATCCTGCGATGGCGGGAAGACTTCATCCGAATAACAGGCGGAAAGTTTTGAggtaa